A genomic stretch from Corynebacterium sp. 21KM1197 includes:
- a CDS encoding monovalent cation/H+ antiporter subunit D family protein — MDMLLPLFVVIPLISSAFAVMAPWKWARDLLHLLVPALSLSAGVWLFSHTAEHGTLGHNVGLFPGGVAIPFVADAFSAVMIITTSLVALCANWFATVSGETRARYYPALTLVLITGVNGALLTADLFNFFVFIEVMLLPSYGLIAMTGTWSRLAAGRTFVLVNLTASTLLVVGVGFVYATTGTVNMAALRGAAEGNGPAVVAMGLVLIAISAKAGIVPVHTWLPRTYPGTSAAVMGLFSGLHTKVAVYMLYRIYVVIFDLSDRWNTLIVVLMVVSMLIGGFAGLAENSIRRVLAYQMVNGMPFILVMLAFTTGDAQRALAAGLLYALHHMVTVGSLVLASGAIEETYGTGLLSKLSGLARRDPWVAAVFAAGAFSVVGFPPFSGLWGKVAVVTSVARGDGWASWLVIGTIIVASFAALLAMFRVWRAVFWGRPMQHVPHTLRVRASLVAPAATLLAISVLMFLGSGPLMDALHAATESLLDVSSYQESVLGAAQ, encoded by the coding sequence ATGGATATGCTGCTTCCGCTCTTTGTTGTTATTCCCCTGATCTCCTCCGCATTCGCCGTGATGGCCCCGTGGAAGTGGGCACGCGATCTGCTGCACCTCCTGGTACCCGCCTTGAGCCTGAGCGCCGGAGTTTGGCTCTTTTCCCACACCGCCGAGCACGGCACCCTGGGGCACAACGTGGGGCTCTTCCCCGGCGGCGTGGCCATCCCCTTTGTGGCCGATGCCTTCTCCGCCGTCATGATCATCACCACCTCCCTGGTGGCCCTGTGCGCCAACTGGTTTGCCACGGTGTCCGGGGAAACCCGCGCCCGGTACTATCCGGCGCTCACCCTGGTGCTCATCACCGGCGTTAATGGCGCGCTGCTCACGGCGGACCTCTTCAACTTCTTCGTGTTCATCGAGGTCATGCTGCTGCCCTCCTACGGGCTGATAGCCATGACGGGCACCTGGTCGCGCCTGGCTGCGGGCCGCACCTTTGTGTTAGTCAATCTCACGGCCTCCACTCTGCTGGTGGTGGGCGTGGGCTTTGTGTACGCCACCACGGGCACGGTGAACATGGCCGCCCTGCGCGGCGCGGCCGAGGGCAACGGCCCGGCGGTGGTGGCGATGGGCCTGGTGCTCATCGCGATCTCCGCCAAGGCGGGCATCGTCCCAGTGCACACCTGGCTCCCGCGCACGTATCCCGGCACCTCGGCGGCGGTGATGGGTCTGTTCTCCGGGCTGCACACCAAGGTGGCGGTGTACATGCTGTACCGCATTTACGTGGTGATCTTTGATCTTTCGGATCGATGGAACACGCTCATCGTGGTGCTCATGGTGGTATCCATGCTCATCGGCGGCTTCGCCGGACTGGCGGAGAACTCCATTCGCCGCGTGCTGGCCTACCAGATGGTCAATGGTATGCCGTTTATCCTGGTCATGCTGGCCTTTACCACTGGCGACGCCCAGCGCGCCCTCGCCGCCGGCCTGCTCTACGCCCTGCACCACATGGTCACCGTGGGTTCCCTGGTGCTGGCCTCCGGCGCGATCGAGGAAACCTACGGAACGGGGCTGCTCTCCAAGCTCTCCGGCCTGGCTCGACGCGATCCCTGGGTGGCGGCCGTGTTTGCCGCCGGTGCCTTCTCTGTGGTGGGTTTCCCACCGTTTTCCGGCCTGTGGGGCAAGGTTGCCGTGGTCACCAGCGTGGCGCGGGGGGATGGCTGGGCCTCCTGGCTAGTGATCGGGACGATCATCGTGGCGAGTTTTGCCGCGCTGCTGGCCATGTTCCGGGTGTGGCGCGCGGTGTTCTGGGGCCGCCCCATGCAGCACGTACCGCATACCCTGCGCGTGCGAGCGTCGCTAGTGGCCCCGGCGGCCACGCTGCTGGCCATCTCCGTGCTGATGTTCTTGGGCTCGGGGCCGCTCATGGACGCCCTCCATGCCGCCACCGAGTCCCTGCTGGACGTGAGTAGTTATCAGGAATCCGTGCTAGGAGCCGCGCAATGA
- a CDS encoding RNA polymerase sigma factor, with the protein MKYHSDSDDARVTDLALRAGRGDRAALTDFIRATQTDVWRLLAHLGGRNNADDLTQETYLRVMRALPRFAATAPARTWLLSIARRVWVDSVRHDMARPRTAATEYEDLTTTTEPAETTWSEWIDTRTLIDALPAERREALILTQVLGYTYEEAAKIAGVRVGTIRSRVARARRDLIAATDRA; encoded by the coding sequence GTGAAGTACCACTCCGACAGCGACGACGCTCGCGTCACCGACCTCGCCCTGCGCGCGGGTCGCGGCGACCGCGCCGCCCTGACGGACTTCATCCGCGCCACCCAGACGGACGTGTGGCGGCTCCTCGCCCACCTCGGCGGCCGCAATAACGCCGACGATCTCACCCAGGAGACCTACCTCCGAGTCATGCGGGCCCTGCCCCGCTTCGCGGCCACCGCCCCCGCGCGCACCTGGCTGCTCTCCATCGCGCGGCGGGTGTGGGTGGACAGCGTGCGGCACGACATGGCCCGCCCCCGCACTGCCGCTACCGAGTACGAGGACCTCACCACCACGACCGAGCCCGCCGAGACCACCTGGTCCGAGTGGATCGACACCCGCACGCTGATCGACGCCCTCCCCGCCGAGCGCCGCGAAGCCCTCATCCTCACCCAGGTACTGGGCTATACCTATGAGGAGGCCGCCAAGATCGCCGGAGTGCGGGTGGGCACCATTCGATCCCGCGTGGCAAGGGCCCGGCGCGACCTCATCGCGGCCACCGATCGCGCCTAA
- a CDS encoding Na+/H+ antiporter subunit G, giving the protein MSLAEYVISALVIFAAFLVVATTVALWRAPGALTRVNLLGPTVSLAVPLLIVANLIRDWSTTGFDPNNAVRGLLAIAGVWIIGSVGSFYIGRSIHGVTVERD; this is encoded by the coding sequence ATGTCCTTGGCAGAATATGTGATTTCCGCGCTGGTGATCTTTGCCGCGTTCCTGGTCGTGGCCACCACGGTGGCCCTATGGCGCGCCCCCGGCGCGCTCACCAGGGTGAATCTCTTAGGCCCCACGGTCTCCCTGGCCGTACCCCTGCTCATCGTGGCCAACCTGATTCGGGATTGGAGCACCACGGGCTTTGACCCCAATAATGCCGTGCGCGGCCTCCTGGCCATCGCCGGGGTGTGGATCATCGGCTCGGTGGGCAGCTTTTATATCGGCCGCTCCATTCACGGGGTGACCGTGGAGCGGGATTAA
- a CDS encoding aspartate kinase: MALIVQKYGGSSLESAERIRHVAERIVATKKQGNDVVVVCSAMGDTTDELLELAAEVSPVPPAREMDMLLTAGERISNALVAMAIDSLGAKAQSFTGSQAGVLTTERHGNARIVDVTPGRVREALDEGKICIVAGFQGVNKDTRDVTTLGRGGSDTTAVALAAALKADVCEIYSDVDGVYTADPRIVPNAQKLDKISFEEMLEMAAVGSKILVLRSVEYARAFGVPLRVRSSYSNDAGTLVAGSMEDIPVEEAVLTGVATDKSEAKITVLGIPDKPGEAAKVFRALADAEINIDMVLQNVSSLEDNTTDITFTCPRADAPRATEMMKKLQAEGNWSNVLFDDQVGKVSLVGAGMKSHPGVTADFMEALRDDDINIELISTSEIRISVLIREGDLDKAARALHDRFQLGGDTEAVVYAGTGR; encoded by the coding sequence GTGGCGTTAATCGTTCAGAAGTACGGCGGTTCCTCGCTGGAGAGTGCCGAGCGCATCAGGCATGTGGCCGAGCGGATCGTGGCCACCAAGAAGCAGGGAAATGACGTGGTGGTGGTGTGCTCCGCGATGGGCGATACCACCGATGAGCTGCTGGAACTGGCCGCCGAGGTCTCCCCGGTGCCCCCGGCCCGCGAGATGGATATGCTGCTCACCGCCGGCGAGCGCATTTCTAATGCCCTGGTGGCCATGGCCATTGATTCCCTGGGGGCCAAGGCGCAGTCCTTCACGGGGTCCCAGGCGGGCGTGCTCACCACGGAGCGCCACGGCAATGCCCGGATCGTGGACGTTACGCCGGGGCGTGTGCGCGAGGCCCTGGACGAGGGCAAGATCTGCATCGTGGCCGGTTTCCAGGGCGTGAATAAGGACACCCGCGACGTCACCACCCTGGGCCGCGGCGGCTCCGATACCACCGCCGTGGCGCTCGCTGCCGCGCTCAAGGCGGACGTGTGCGAGATCTATTCCGACGTGGACGGCGTGTACACCGCCGATCCGCGCATCGTGCCCAACGCCCAAAAACTGGACAAGATTTCCTTTGAGGAAATGCTGGAAATGGCGGCGGTGGGCTCCAAGATTTTGGTTCTGCGCAGCGTGGAATACGCGCGCGCTTTTGGCGTACCGCTGCGGGTACGCTCGTCGTATAGCAATGACGCTGGCACGCTCGTGGCCGGTTCGATGGAGGATATTCCCGTGGAAGAAGCAGTGCTCACCGGAGTGGCAACCGATAAGTCCGAGGCAAAGATCACCGTTTTGGGTATTCCCGATAAGCCGGGGGAGGCCGCCAAGGTATTCCGCGCGCTGGCCGACGCCGAGATCAACATCGACATGGTGCTGCAAAACGTCTCCTCCCTGGAGGACAACACCACGGACATCACGTTCACCTGCCCGCGTGCCGACGCCCCCCGTGCCACCGAGATGATGAAGAAATTGCAGGCGGAGGGCAACTGGTCCAACGTGCTTTTCGACGACCAGGTGGGCAAGGTCTCCCTGGTGGGCGCGGGCATGAAGTCCCACCCCGGGGTCACCGCCGACTTCATGGAGGCCCTGCGCGACGACGACATCAACATCGAACTCATCTCCACCTCCGAGATTCGCATTTCCGTGCTGATCCGCGAGGGCGACCTGGATAAGGCGGCCCGCGCCCTGCACGATCGCTTCCAACTCGGCGGAGACACCGAGGCCGTGGTCTACGCCGGAACCGGCCGCTAA
- a CDS encoding Ohr family peroxiredoxin produces the protein MSDTIYTQKVTATGAGRDGRVQGDGGIDFDVRPPKINGISAGVNPESLLAAAWSACFNGALQKMMGEAGVDTAAHAPEVDAEVSLNRDPADGGFRLSGRITARFKDQDSLEGAQELVDKAHQFCPFSKALAGEFDAEAVLG, from the coding sequence ATGTCTGACACCATTTACACCCAGAAGGTCACCGCCACCGGCGCTGGCCGCGACGGCCGCGTGCAGGGCGATGGCGGCATCGACTTCGACGTGCGCCCGCCCAAGATCAACGGCATCTCCGCCGGCGTGAACCCGGAGTCCCTCCTGGCCGCCGCCTGGTCCGCCTGCTTCAACGGTGCCCTGCAAAAGATGATGGGCGAGGCCGGCGTGGACACCGCCGCTCACGCCCCCGAGGTGGACGCCGAGGTTTCCCTCAACCGCGATCCCGCCGATGGCGGTTTCCGCCTTTCCGGGCGCATCACGGCCCGCTTTAAGGATCAGGATTCCCTGGAGGGCGCTCAGGAACTGGTGGACAAGGCTCACCAGTTCTGCCCCTTCTCCAAGGCCCTGGCCGGTGAGTTCGATGCCGAGGCCGTGCTGGGCTAA
- a CDS encoding catalase has product MAIEKSAADEILEKGRVPNHDGYTRRENGAPVPSENLSVTAGPQGPTVLNDIHLIEKLSHFNRERVPERNPHAKGNGAFGELHITEDVSKYTKAALFQKGTVTPMAVRFSTVAGEQGSPDTWRDVHGFALRFYTTEGNYDIVGNNTPTFFLRDAMKFPDFIHSQKRMGGSGLRNADMQWDFWTRTPESAHQVTYLMGDRGTPRSEREMNGYGSHTFQWVNEEGEAFWIKYHFISRQGVHNFTAAEAEEMAGKNADYLREDLYNAIERGDYPIWDVKVQIMPFAEAENYRFNPFDLTKTWSKKDYPRIDVGYFVLNRNPENFFAQIEQMALDPSNIVPGVGLSPDKMLMGRVFAYADAHRYRIGPNYRHLPVNQPLAPRHTYQHEGPMAYLFNETSHPVYSPNKTALKAGYLDDGETSSSNFTSYGQAGDIFVNPDPHGTDLTRSAYVKHPEDDDFGQAGTLYRDVYNDEEKERLAQNITDAMMGVTPETEERCYWYWSNVDENLGARVKELFTQKKNA; this is encoded by the coding sequence ATGGCTATCGAGAAGTCGGCGGCCGACGAGATCCTGGAGAAGGGCCGCGTGCCCAACCACGATGGTTATACCCGTCGTGAGAACGGTGCCCCGGTCCCCAGCGAGAATCTCTCGGTGACCGCAGGCCCGCAGGGCCCCACCGTGCTCAATGACATCCACCTGATCGAGAAGCTCTCGCACTTCAACCGCGAGCGCGTGCCGGAGCGTAACCCGCACGCCAAGGGCAACGGTGCCTTCGGTGAGCTGCACATCACCGAGGACGTGTCCAAGTACACCAAGGCCGCGCTGTTCCAGAAGGGCACCGTGACCCCGATGGCCGTGCGTTTCTCCACCGTGGCCGGCGAGCAGGGCTCCCCGGACACCTGGCGCGACGTGCACGGCTTCGCCCTGCGCTTCTACACCACCGAGGGTAACTACGACATCGTGGGCAACAACACCCCCACCTTCTTCCTGCGCGACGCGATGAAGTTCCCCGACTTCATCCACTCCCAGAAGCGCATGGGTGGCTCCGGCCTACGCAACGCGGACATGCAGTGGGATTTCTGGACTCGCACCCCCGAGTCCGCCCACCAGGTGACCTACCTCATGGGTGACCGCGGCACCCCGCGCTCCGAGCGCGAGATGAACGGCTACGGCTCCCACACCTTCCAGTGGGTGAACGAGGAGGGCGAGGCCTTCTGGATCAAGTACCACTTCATCTCCCGCCAGGGCGTGCACAACTTCACCGCCGCCGAGGCGGAGGAGATGGCCGGTAAGAACGCCGACTACCTGCGCGAGGACCTCTACAACGCCATCGAGCGCGGCGACTACCCCATCTGGGACGTCAAGGTGCAGATCATGCCCTTCGCGGAGGCGGAGAACTACCGCTTCAACCCCTTCGACCTCACCAAGACCTGGTCGAAGAAGGACTACCCGCGCATTGACGTGGGCTACTTCGTGCTCAACCGCAACCCGGAGAATTTCTTCGCGCAGATCGAGCAGATGGCGCTGGATCCCTCCAACATCGTCCCCGGCGTGGGCCTCTCCCCGGACAAGATGCTCATGGGCCGCGTGTTCGCCTATGCGGACGCCCACCGCTACCGCATTGGGCCGAACTACCGCCACCTGCCGGTGAACCAGCCCCTGGCTCCTCGCCACACCTACCAGCACGAGGGCCCGATGGCGTACCTGTTCAACGAGACCTCGCACCCGGTGTACTCTCCGAACAAGACCGCCCTCAAGGCCGGTTACCTGGATGACGGCGAGACCTCCTCCTCTAACTTCACCTCCTACGGTCAGGCTGGCGACATCTTCGTCAATCCCGACCCGCACGGCACGGATCTCACCCGTTCCGCCTACGTGAAGCACCCCGAGGACGATGACTTCGGTCAGGCCGGCACCCTCTACCGTGACGTGTACAACGACGAGGAGAAGGAGCGCCTGGCGCAGAACATCACCGACGCGATGATGGGCGTGACCCCCGAGACGGAGGAGCGCTGCTACTGGTACTGGTCCAACGTGGACGAGAACCTGGGCGCCCGCGTGAAGGAACTGTTCACGCAGAAGAAGAACGCCTAA
- a CDS encoding monovalent cation/H+ antiporter subunit E, which yields MNTLIYIPWLIKEIVVSAVTLAFSALRPNTGFDPVVVEYPLRVRSQWEIFWFSTSITVTPGTLSLGLRAPEKEGDPTILLVQAVHGADPREVIDGLTDMEARMAPAVRNQELQLAEDYYRRVS from the coding sequence ATGAATACTCTGATCTACATTCCCTGGCTCATCAAGGAGATCGTGGTGAGCGCCGTGACCCTGGCGTTCTCCGCGCTGCGCCCCAATACCGGCTTTGACCCCGTGGTGGTGGAATATCCGCTGCGGGTGCGCAGCCAGTGGGAGATCTTCTGGTTCTCCACCTCCATCACGGTCACCCCCGGCACCCTCTCCCTGGGGCTGCGCGCCCCGGAAAAGGAGGGCGATCCCACCATCCTGCTGGTGCAGGCCGTGCACGGGGCCGACCCCCGCGAGGTGATAGACGGATTGACGGACATGGAGGCCCGCATGGCCCCCGCCGTGCGGAACCAAGAGCTGCAATTAGCCGAGGACTACTACCGGAGGGTGAGCTAA
- a CDS encoding cation:proton antiporter has product MFEIILWGCGAVILACLLAGLVLILRTTDTLTKVVLSDLAFYSMIALYLVWSLNHQTSIAYEIALLAALVGGVLPTLSMSRMVSRGRR; this is encoded by the coding sequence ATGTTCGAGATCATCTTGTGGGGCTGCGGGGCCGTGATCCTCGCCTGCCTCCTGGCCGGCCTGGTGCTGATTCTGCGCACCACCGACACACTGACCAAGGTGGTGCTCTCCGACCTCGCCTTTTACTCCATGATCGCGCTGTATCTGGTGTGGTCGCTCAACCACCAAACGTCCATCGCCTACGAGATCGCGCTGCTCGCGGCGCTGGTGGGCGGCGTGTTGCCCACGCTCTCGATGTCCCGCATGGTTTCCCGAGGCCGGAGGTAG
- a CDS encoding DMT family transporter, whose protein sequence is MHSNLLAILFALASALTIAWGTVVRHRIAEEAPADGSLKGSPFWNAISRPLWWAGTGTALLGYGLQVVALGFGTLLVVQPILVLSLMFTLPLSARYDGRRISPVEMGWASLLTAAVAILVILGKPLAGNPHPPLDRWIPALLVGAAVLILIERVAQRQIRRHKALLLGVVTGALFGYVAVLSKAVVDVFLRESVLGLLTNWETYGLILGATLGTIVQQYSFNAGALKNSLPAMTITEPIVAFSLGYAVLGERFQVTTALGWGLMGLALLAMILSTVALSRRGVG, encoded by the coding sequence GTGCATAGCAACCTCCTGGCCATCCTCTTCGCGCTCGCCTCGGCCCTCACCATCGCGTGGGGCACCGTGGTGCGCCACCGGATCGCGGAGGAAGCACCCGCCGACGGCTCCCTCAAAGGCTCCCCCTTCTGGAACGCCATCTCCCGGCCCCTGTGGTGGGCGGGCACCGGCACCGCGCTGCTCGGGTACGGGCTCCAGGTGGTCGCCCTCGGCTTCGGCACCCTGCTCGTGGTGCAACCCATCCTCGTGCTCTCCCTCATGTTCACCCTGCCGCTGTCCGCGCGTTACGACGGCCGCCGCATCTCACCCGTGGAGATGGGCTGGGCAAGCCTACTCACCGCCGCCGTGGCGATCCTGGTAATCCTGGGAAAGCCCCTGGCCGGTAACCCCCACCCGCCCCTCGATCGCTGGATTCCCGCCCTGCTCGTGGGCGCGGCGGTGCTGATCCTCATCGAGCGCGTGGCCCAGCGCCAGATCCGCCGCCACAAGGCGCTGCTCCTGGGGGTGGTCACCGGCGCGCTCTTTGGCTACGTGGCCGTGCTCTCCAAGGCAGTGGTGGACGTGTTCCTCCGGGAATCCGTCTTGGGGCTGCTCACCAACTGGGAAACCTACGGGCTGATTCTGGGTGCCACGCTGGGCACCATCGTGCAGCAATACTCCTTTAACGCCGGGGCTTTAAAGAACTCCCTTCCCGCCATGACCATCACGGAACCCATCGTGGCCTTTAGCCTGGGATACGCGGTGCTGGGCGAGCGATTCCAGGTCACCACGGCGCTGGGGTGGGGGCTCATGGGGCTGGCGCTGCTGGCAATGATCCTCTCCACCGTGGCACTCTCTCGGCGCGGGGTGGGGTAG
- the leuA gene encoding 2-isopropylmalate synthase, with translation MPAHRYLPYAQEVEDFRLPDRTWPDKKITTAPQWCAVDLRDGNQALINPMSPERKRRMFELLVRMGYKEIEVGFPSASQTDFTFVREIIEQNMIPDDVTIQVLVQAREHLIRRTFEACEGAKNVIVHFYNSTSILQRRVVFRKDKEAIKKLATDAARLIKTIAADYPETNWRWEYSPESYTGTEVDYAREVCDAVTEIMEPTPENPMIINLPSTVEMITPNVYADSVEWMSRNLARRDAIVLSLHPHNDRGTGIATAELGYMAGADRIEGCLFGNGERTGNVDLVTLGLNMLSQGVDPQIDFSDLPSIRATVEYCNQLRVPERHPYGGDLVFTAFSGSHQDAINKGLDALAASVRPGARNTEVAWEELRDTVWEVPYLPIDPKDLGRDYEAVIRVNSQSGKGGVAYIMKTDHGLHLPRALQVEFSQVVQAVTDTEGGEVNSKNMWDIFAAEYLDREAPLAVESLHIDGDEEVRATAQVRYQGRSQEVRGQGNGPVAAFAAALEQAGIEVEVEDYSQQSRSAGDDAEAACYVLAQVDGTSSWGVGVAGSTTAASVRAIVSSVNRAHKA, from the coding sequence ATGCCCGCACACCGCTACCTGCCCTACGCGCAGGAGGTGGAGGATTTCCGCCTGCCGGATCGCACCTGGCCAGACAAGAAGATCACCACCGCGCCGCAGTGGTGCGCCGTGGATCTGCGCGACGGCAACCAGGCCCTGATCAACCCCATGAGCCCCGAGCGCAAGCGCCGCATGTTCGAGCTGCTGGTGCGCATGGGATACAAGGAGATTGAGGTGGGCTTCCCGTCCGCCTCCCAGACCGACTTCACCTTTGTGCGCGAGATCATCGAGCAGAACATGATCCCGGACGACGTGACCATTCAGGTGCTGGTGCAGGCGCGCGAGCACCTGATCCGCCGCACCTTCGAGGCCTGCGAGGGCGCGAAGAACGTGATCGTGCACTTTTATAACTCCACGTCGATCCTGCAACGCCGGGTGGTGTTCCGCAAGGACAAGGAGGCCATCAAGAAGCTGGCTACCGACGCCGCCCGGCTCATCAAGACCATCGCCGCCGACTACCCGGAGACGAACTGGCGCTGGGAGTACTCGCCGGAGTCCTACACCGGCACCGAGGTGGACTACGCCCGCGAGGTCTGCGACGCCGTCACCGAGATCATGGAGCCCACCCCGGAGAACCCCATGATCATCAACCTGCCCTCCACCGTGGAGATGATCACCCCCAACGTGTACGCGGACTCCGTGGAGTGGATGTCCCGCAACCTGGCCCGGCGCGACGCCATCGTGCTCTCCCTGCACCCGCACAACGATCGCGGCACCGGCATCGCCACCGCGGAGCTGGGCTACATGGCCGGGGCGGATCGCATCGAGGGCTGCCTGTTCGGCAACGGCGAGCGCACCGGCAACGTGGACCTGGTGACCCTGGGCCTGAACATGCTCTCCCAGGGCGTGGACCCGCAGATCGACTTCTCCGACCTGCCCAGCATCCGCGCCACCGTGGAGTACTGCAACCAACTGCGGGTGCCCGAGCGCCACCCCTACGGCGGCGACCTGGTGTTCACCGCGTTTTCCGGTTCCCACCAGGACGCCATCAACAAGGGCCTGGACGCCCTGGCCGCCAGCGTGCGCCCCGGCGCGCGCAACACCGAGGTTGCCTGGGAGGAACTGCGCGACACCGTGTGGGAGGTGCCCTACCTGCCCATCGACCCCAAGGACCTGGGCCGCGACTACGAGGCCGTGATCCGCGTAAACTCCCAGTCCGGCAAGGGCGGGGTGGCCTACATCATGAAGACCGACCACGGCCTGCACCTGCCGCGTGCGCTCCAGGTGGAGTTCTCCCAGGTGGTTCAGGCCGTGACCGATACCGAGGGCGGCGAGGTGAACTCCAAGAACATGTGGGACATCTTTGCCGCCGAGTACCTCGACCGCGAGGCCCCGCTGGCCGTGGAGTCCCTGCACATCGACGGCGACGAGGAGGTACGCGCCACCGCCCAGGTGCGCTACCAGGGCCGCAGCCAGGAGGTGCGTGGCCAGGGCAACGGGCCCGTGGCCGCCTTTGCCGCCGCCCTGGAGCAGGCGGGGATCGAGGTGGAGGTGGAGGACTACTCCCAGCAATCGCGCTCGGCTGGCGACGACGCCGAGGCCGCCTGCTACGTTCTGGCTCAGGTGGACGGCACGAGTTCCTGGGGCGTGGGCGTGGCCGGTTCCACCACCGCCGCCTCCGTGCGGGCGATCGTCTCCTCGGTGAACCGGGCCCATAAGGCCTAA
- a CDS encoding cation:proton antiporter subunit C, with translation MIMALTIAVLVTGGVYLVQQRGMVRIVFGMQLIGHSANLMLLASGVGAWRGEVFHDRVDAADMADPLPQAFVLTAIVISMATTTILLTLAALGRSDDTASVDPVSSGQEPHPSPVSTLGRATQSTEDFRSGERAREQAHATLMADKEPRRGSAAKEERN, from the coding sequence ATGATCATGGCCCTCACAATCGCCGTGCTGGTCACCGGCGGCGTGTACCTGGTGCAGCAGCGAGGCATGGTGCGCATTGTCTTTGGTATGCAACTCATTGGCCACTCCGCCAACCTCATGCTGCTGGCCAGCGGTGTGGGCGCCTGGCGTGGGGAGGTGTTCCACGACCGCGTGGACGCCGCCGATATGGCCGATCCCCTCCCCCAGGCCTTTGTGCTCACCGCCATCGTGATCTCGATGGCCACCACCACCATCCTGCTCACCCTGGCCGCGCTGGGGCGCTCCGACGATACCGCCAGCGTGGACCCTGTGAGTTCCGGCCAGGAGCCGCACCCCTCCCCGGTATCCACGCTGGGGCGCGCCACCCAAAGCACCGAGGATTTCCGCTCCGGGGAGCGGGCCCGCGAACAGGCGCACGCCACCCTGATGGCGGATAAGGAGCCTCGCCGGGGTAGCGCTGCTAAGGAGGAGCGCAACTAA
- a CDS encoding aspartate-semialdehyde dehydrogenase, whose protein sequence is MTTLAVVGATGQVGRVMRSILEERNFPADTVRFFASPRSAGTTLTFRGEEIEVEDLTAITEESVADVDVALFSAGGGTSKQWAPVFAAAGATVVDNSSAWRRDDEVPLIVSEVNPQAAREVPKGIIANPNCTTMAAMPVLKVLHDEAGLERLHVASYQAVSGSGLAGVEALAKQVAEVGDLNVELVHNGSALSPESLGPYVAPIAYNALPLAGNLVDDGSGETDEEQKLRNESRKILGLPDLKVAGTCVRVPVFTGHTMVIHAEFARAITPERAREVLADAPGVTLVEVPTPLQAAGIDDSLVGRIRQDQSVDDQRGLVLVVSGDNLRKGAALNTIQIAELLV, encoded by the coding sequence ATGACAACTCTTGCCGTCGTAGGAGCCACCGGCCAGGTGGGGCGCGTCATGCGCTCGATCCTGGAGGAGCGCAATTTCCCGGCCGATACCGTGCGATTCTTCGCCTCGCCCCGCTCCGCGGGTACCACGCTGACCTTCCGCGGCGAGGAGATCGAGGTGGAGGACCTCACCGCCATCACCGAGGAATCCGTGGCGGACGTGGACGTGGCCCTGTTTTCCGCCGGGGGCGGCACCTCCAAGCAATGGGCCCCGGTGTTCGCCGCCGCCGGAGCCACCGTGGTGGATAACTCCTCGGCCTGGCGGCGCGACGATGAGGTGCCCCTCATCGTTTCCGAGGTCAATCCTCAGGCCGCCCGCGAGGTGCCCAAGGGCATCATCGCCAACCCCAACTGCACCACCATGGCCGCCATGCCGGTGCTCAAGGTCCTGCACGATGAGGCCGGGTTGGAACGCCTACACGTGGCCTCCTACCAGGCAGTTTCCGGCTCCGGCCTGGCCGGTGTGGAGGCCCTGGCCAAGCAGGTGGCGGAGGTGGGCGACCTCAACGTGGAACTGGTACACAACGGCTCCGCTCTCTCCCCCGAGAGTCTCGGCCCCTACGTGGCCCCCATCGCCTATAACGCCCTCCCCCTAGCCGGAAACCTGGTGGACGATGGCTCCGGGGAAACCGACGAGGAACAAAAACTCCGCAACGAATCCCGCAAGATCTTAGGTCTCCCCGACCTCAAGGTGGCCGGAACCTGCGTGCGCGTGCCGGTGTTCACCGGGCACACGATGGTGATTCACGCCGAGTTCGCCCGGGCTATCACCCCCGAGCGCGCCCGCGAGGTGCTGGCCGACGCCCCCGGAGTGACTCTCGTCGAGGTACCCACGCCGCTCCAGGCCGCCGGGATTGACGATTCCCTGGTGGGCCGCATCCGTCAGGATCAGTCCGTGGACGATCAGCGCGGCCTGGTGCTGGTGGTTTCCGGCGATAACCTGCGCAAGGGCGCGGCCCTGAACACCATTCAGATCGCGGAGTTGCTGGTGTAA